Proteins from one Bacteroides mediterraneensis genomic window:
- a CDS encoding DUF2971 domain-containing protein produces MIDNLFLYRASEDYKQVIEERFVLPEYDKIFELSALLQRTGLPVSARVLIESGFSELTEELTECTGISSSIIHRKLDDDQLISNVELEKRISCYLARNVIENIDEIRLLDICLESSRAKWTKRKVESQLAAYNNILDCTIDFLKDLKDYDIEYDTAIRYKGVMITDLYLNNRLYISFEAFFGGTIISIVPTQYDMPIWEIIVNHDCKIDLYNKRLNTSCKDVLIENLLSILFCTQNKKEEVQQIIVDNINAIFDINILSDDVCYDWSKDCYFLRQNIETKIADSFFANDETDKEVVKYTSFQTLLATLTSGKMRINSIVGMNDKTEVNFMTDIIKNFRESIEEEGDEYLLANRKFITSFSGKKDDLNMWRLYGDNARGVCLVFSPNSQQDNPLRKIKYVAEDDELILKINQLMTALKEKNINFCFNKMLSNQHSIKHKDYVDEDEYRYYLESDKPTGWYINNDNNVMTPYVEKDLFGNGANSFPFQLKSIILGPAMVAQDVNFFQIKTLLNVNRIFSINIEKSKISSYR; encoded by the coding sequence ATGATTGATAATTTGTTTTTGTATAGAGCTTCCGAAGATTATAAGCAAGTTATTGAAGAAAGATTTGTGTTGCCAGAGTATGACAAAATATTTGAGTTAAGTGCTCTATTGCAGAGGACGGGGTTACCTGTAAGTGCAAGAGTTTTAATAGAAAGTGGCTTTTCGGAACTAACTGAGGAGTTGACAGAGTGTACAGGTATTTCATCAAGTATTATACATCGAAAGTTAGATGATGATCAGTTAATATCAAATGTGGAACTTGAAAAGCGAATTTCATGCTATTTAGCTCGAAATGTTATTGAAAATATCGATGAAATACGCCTTTTGGATATATGTTTGGAATCATCTCGTGCAAAGTGGACTAAAAGAAAGGTAGAGTCTCAGTTAGCAGCTTATAATAATATACTTGATTGCACAATAGACTTTCTTAAAGATTTGAAGGATTATGATATTGAGTATGACACCGCCATTAGATATAAAGGTGTTATGATTACGGATTTATATCTTAACAATAGGTTATATATTTCTTTTGAAGCTTTTTTCGGTGGAACAATTATATCTATTGTTCCAACTCAATATGATATGCCTATTTGGGAAATAATTGTAAACCATGATTGTAAAATTGATTTATATAACAAAAGATTGAATACATCTTGTAAAGATGTTTTAATAGAGAATCTGTTATCTATTCTTTTTTGTACCCAAAATAAAAAAGAAGAAGTACAGCAAATAATTGTAGATAACATAAATGCAATTTTTGATATAAATATTTTGTCTGACGATGTATGTTATGATTGGAGTAAAGATTGTTATTTTTTGAGGCAAAATATAGAGACAAAAATAGCTGATTCTTTCTTTGCTAATGATGAAACAGATAAAGAAGTGGTAAAATATACCTCTTTTCAAACTCTGTTGGCTACTCTTACATCAGGTAAGATGAGAATCAATTCTATTGTAGGGATGAATGATAAAACAGAGGTGAATTTCATGACAGATATTATTAAAAATTTTAGGGAGTCAATAGAGGAAGAAGGGGATGAATATCTATTGGCAAATAGAAAATTTATTACTTCTTTCTCCGGTAAGAAGGATGATTTGAATATGTGGAGATTATATGGTGATAATGCAAGAGGGGTTTGTCTGGTTTTCTCACCTAATTCTCAACAAGATAATCCTTTGAGAAAAATTAAATATGTGGCAGAGGACGATGAACTGATTTTAAAAATTAATCAACTTATGACAGCTCTTAAAGAGAAAAATATAAATTTCTGTTTTAATAAAATGCTCAGTAATCAGCATTCTATTAAACATAAAGATTACGTAGATGAGGATGAATATCGTTATTATTTAGAGAGCGATAAACCTACCGGCTGGTATATAAATAATGATAATAATGTTATGACTCCTTATGTAGAGAAAGATTTGTTTGGAAATGGTGCTAATTCATTTCCATTTCAATTAAAGTCTATTATTCTTGGTCCAGCTATGGTAGCACAAGATGTTAACTTCTTTCAGATAAAAACACTATTGAATGTAAATCGTATTTTTTCAATCAATATCGAAAAAAGTAAAATTAGCAGCTATAGATAG
- a CDS encoding nuclease-related domain-containing protein, which translates to MEYLLLLLIIVVAIVSYLNHRRDRKLLCSVSSPTRGTRSEQKLIVKMLKKGVHPKAIFHDLYVKKKGGGYSQIDLVVATPQGLVVIEVKDYSGWLFGNARQRYWTQILNYGQEKYRFYNPIMQNAGHIRALKEQSEQIARLPIYNIVLFDGDCTLKDITYPEFGTFVGYACNIMKILETVKGFGDAEYTDKREVARVLREAVRNGEDPVVVASHVADVQSRNWDCPQPVVNWRSRFSRIPWRRWMRF; encoded by the coding sequence ATGGAATATCTACTACTTTTATTAATTATAGTCGTTGCCATCGTTTCCTATCTCAATCACCGAAGAGACAGGAAGCTGCTTTGTTCCGTTTCTTCTCCCACAAGAGGGACAAGATCAGAGCAGAAACTCATCGTCAAGATGTTAAAGAAAGGGGTGCATCCCAAAGCCATCTTTCATGACTTGTATGTGAAGAAAAAGGGTGGGGGATATTCCCAGATAGACCTTGTGGTGGCTACTCCACAGGGATTGGTGGTGATAGAAGTGAAAGACTACAGTGGCTGGCTGTTTGGAAATGCCCGACAACGCTATTGGACGCAGATTCTAAATTACGGTCAGGAGAAATACCGATTCTATAATCCTATCATGCAGAATGCTGGGCATATTAGAGCCTTGAAAGAGCAGTCGGAGCAGATTGCCCGACTACCCATCTACAACATCGTCTTGTTTGACGGGGATTGTACGCTGAAAGACATCACCTATCCGGAGTTTGGCACGTTTGTAGGTTATGCCTGCAATATAATGAAGATATTGGAAACCGTAAAAGGATTTGGCGATGCGGAATATACAGACAAGAGGGAAGTGGCCCGTGTGCTTCGTGAAGCCGTGCGCAACGGAGAGGATCCGGTCGTCGTGGCAAGTCATGTGGCAGACGTGCAAAGCCGGAACTGGGACTGTCCGCAGCCGGTCGTAAATTGGCGTTCACGTTTCTCTAGAATTCCTTGGAGAAGGTGGATGAGATTTTAA
- a CDS encoding DEAD/DEAH box helicase: MDIQTILSNLKIDQLNTMQEAAIDAWKDGSDLILLSPTGSGKTLAYLLPLVSSLKQGVEGVQAVVLVPSRELALQIEQVFKAMGTGFPVMSCYGGRPAMEEHRTMKGISPAVIIGTPGRMNDHLNKENFEAGTVRTLVIDEFDKCLEFGFQDEMAEVIGKLPSLRRRFLLSATDAEEIPRFTGMNRTQKLDFLNPEETVSQRLRLYRVTSPEKDKLETLYKLLCTLGNESTLVFCNHRESVDRVGKYLHSMKVYCETFHGGMEQDDRERALYKFRNGSCHIFVSTDLAARGLDIPDIRHVVHYHLPVAEDGFIHRNGRTARWEAEGNAFLILHAEERIPDYVPQPLEEFALPEKTPQPALPEFVTLYIGKGKKDKINKIDIVGFLSKKGGLGREDVGRVDVKDHYAFAAISRKKAKQTLKLIQNEKIKGVKTLIELAK; this comes from the coding sequence ATGGACATACAAACAATACTATCCAACCTGAAGATTGACCAGTTGAACACCATGCAGGAGGCCGCCATCGATGCCTGGAAAGACGGCAGCGACCTGATTCTGCTTTCGCCCACCGGCTCCGGAAAGACGCTGGCTTACCTGTTGCCGCTGGTGAGCTCGCTGAAGCAGGGAGTGGAAGGCGTGCAGGCCGTGGTGCTGGTGCCTTCGCGCGAACTGGCCCTGCAGATTGAGCAGGTGTTCAAGGCCATGGGAACCGGCTTCCCAGTGATGAGCTGCTACGGCGGTCGCCCGGCCATGGAGGAACACCGCACCATGAAGGGCATCTCGCCGGCCGTGATTATCGGTACGCCGGGACGTATGAACGACCACCTGAACAAGGAGAATTTCGAGGCCGGCACGGTGCGTACGCTGGTCATCGACGAGTTTGACAAGTGCCTGGAGTTCGGCTTCCAGGACGAGATGGCCGAGGTCATCGGCAAGCTGCCGTCGTTGCGCCGCCGCTTCCTGTTGTCAGCCACCGATGCGGAGGAGATTCCGCGCTTCACGGGGATGAACCGCACGCAGAAGCTGGATTTCCTGAATCCGGAGGAGACGGTATCGCAGCGGTTGAGGCTCTATAGGGTCACCTCGCCGGAGAAGGACAAGCTGGAGACGCTCTACAAGCTGCTGTGTACGCTGGGCAACGAATCGACGCTGGTGTTCTGCAACCACCGGGAGAGTGTGGACCGGGTAGGGAAGTACCTGCACTCCATGAAGGTGTATTGCGAGACGTTCCACGGCGGCATGGAGCAGGACGACCGCGAACGAGCGTTGTATAAGTTCCGCAACGGGAGCTGCCATATCTTCGTATCGACCGACCTGGCCGCCCGGGGACTGGATATTCCGGACATCCGTCACGTGGTGCATTATCACTTGCCGGTGGCCGAGGACGGGTTCATTCATCGCAACGGACGTACGGCGCGCTGGGAGGCGGAGGGAAATGCCTTCCTCATTCTGCATGCCGAAGAACGTATCCCCGACTATGTGCCGCAGCCGCTCGAAGAGTTCGCCTTGCCGGAAAAGACACCGCAGCCTGCCTTGCCGGAATTTGTCACCTTATATATAGGAAAGGGGAAGAAGGACAAGATCAACAAGATTGACATCGTGGGTTTCCTCTCCAAAAAAGGCGGACTGGGCCGGGAGGACGTGGGCCGTGTAGACGTGAAAGATCACTATGCGTTTGCGGCTATTTCACGGAAAAAGGCCAAGCAAACGTTAAAACTCATACAAAATGAAAAGATTAAGGGGGTAAAAACTTTGATAGAACTGGCAAAATAA